Proteins from a single region of Styela clava chromosome 1, kaStyClav1.hap1.2, whole genome shotgun sequence:
- the LOC144422900 gene encoding uncharacterized protein LOC144422900: MDGDTFTHTVVDKDNKVVFTGIPNTCTNRHTYKLTLTGEGFDVTNEFDDPQNIAVDLDNLFIGRTYFVRIIILHEDGKICHKFEKEFTLGGERVARDVKLKLGKIPNRWIDVSFDQPSSTTGLLRYSVRAICNDGPNREQTTEELSTTMKFLKSKTEYQITVTAVYEDHEECLASTSNFIQTRTPESTGGHHFFNINSGAANIDMSKSTIQHNVLTTSFDRSPDFGTVENLQESFKTDNNNFVKLFLRWNQPSFSGHQQDYFINTFQVEVFEEGGGKYGNTEDVTFNPEDQLHQYECGPLIVIGNKPYITRVKTFYENVDTALKNVSREAIKTVKSDLKTNSHMRAPMGDTLIPTISASRSSQLPVSMPSLSNVQDQKAAQENVRSKWTQGKRIKRGYFADYFIASSQQITEAVEMEMTIKQADPSVIEELANRMQTLVSLDHERLLKYIEYIPDPPNYSIYMERLDPSIWLSLEKYIREKKQGITENDAATFTLQILEGIEFLHSKMLIHGDLKCSNILFKKFFGIKIGEFALGRILEEKLTYSSSSDEKFIQWSPEEISGHGSFAMDKSNDVWGVGCTVYEMLTGKPPLYDKEWTQRRLFTATMLIPPIPKASKQLREFLAKSMNWKKNRVPISELKNLQWITKVEKNPVEIDSRDEHNEYLYNTKYKDRIGRGTFADVWKVSTHNGKLFAIKEILVKQAKLDRLEEKEKREFNFALKKLCHKHLIEFYGCKIEERDEGRTYILAMELMMKTLLDEIIEVGGFNEFKTRMCACEIMEGLSFLHGKEFVHRDIRGDNILISFTGVIKIADFGFIKDLQLARTENATRDGIGAVRWMSPEAVKGNQLVTEKTDVWSLGCTIIEMLKAEPPFDRKFTELDVKEMILGGKIVQYIPTGISESLKKLLNDVFKRKPEERPAVYKLLTEYEWMGEELTPNE; encoded by the exons ATGGATG GAGATACCTTCACCCATACTGTCGTTGACAAGGACAACAAGGTTGTATTCACCGGAATCCCGAATACGTGCACGAATCGGCACACATACAAATTAACTCTGACTGGTGAGGGTTTCGACGTAACTAACGAATTTGACGATCCTCAGAACATTGCTGTAGACTTGGATAATCTATTCATTGGAAGAACTTACTTTGTAAGAATAATTATTCTCCACGAGGATGGAAAAATTTGTCATAAATTCGAAAAGGAATTTACCCTGG GTGGCGAACGCGTTGCCAGAGACGTGAAATTGAAATTGGGGAAGATTCCGAATCGATGGATCGACGTCTCATTCGACCAGCCCTCATCAACGACTGGGCTACTTCGTTACAGCGTTCGTGCCATATGCAACGACGGGCCAAACAGAGAACAAACGACCGAAGAGTTGTCAACCACTATGAAATTTCTCAAATCAAAAACCGAGTATCAGATAACCGTGACAGCTGTGTACGAAGATCACGAGGAATGTCTCGCGAGCACCAGCAACTTCATTCAGACGCGAACACCAG AATCAACTGGAGGGCATCACTTCTTTAATATCAATAGCGGTGCTGCAAATATCGACATGAGCAAATCGACTATTCAGC ACAATGTACTTACAACTTCATTTGATCGATCACCAGACTTTG GTACCGTGGAAAATTTGCAAGAATCTTTCAAAACTGACAATAACAATTTCGTGAAGTTATTCCTTCGATGGAATCAACCGTCGTTTTCTGGCCATCAACAAGATTATTTCATCAATACCTTCCAAGTAGAAGTCTTTGAAGAAGGTGGTGGAAAATATGGGAATACTGAAGATGTGACATTCAATCCAGAAGACCAACTTCACCAATATGAATGCGGTCCGTTGATAGTAATTGGAAATAAACCTTACATAACTCGAGTCAAAACATTCTATGAAAATGTTGATACCGCCTTGAAAAACGTCTCACGGGAAGCGATCAAAACGGTGAAATCAG ACCTGAAAACAAACTCACATATGAGAGCACCAATGGGAGACACCCTGATTCCGACAATATCTGCTTCCAGAAGTAGCCAGCTTCCAGTTTCCATGCCATCATTATCAAATGTACAAGATCAAAAAG CTGCTCAAGAAAATGTGAGATCGAAATGGACTCAAGGGAAGAGAATCAAGAGAGGGTACTTTGCCGATTATTTCATTGCTTCTTCTCAGCAGATTACTGAGGCGGTGGAGATGGAAATGACTATTAAACAGGCCGATCCTTCG GTTATTGAAGAACTGGCCAATCGCATGCAAACTTTGGTTTCTTTGGATCATGAGAGGCTATTGAAGTATATTGAGTATATCCCGGATCCACCAAACTACTCAATTTATATGGAGCGTTTGGATCCAAGCATTTGG CTTTCGCTTGAAAAATACATTAGAGAAAAGAAACAAGGTATAACAGAAAACGATGCAGCTACCTTCACACTTCAAATACTTGAGGGGATTGAGTTTCTGCACAGCAAAATGTTAATACATGGAGATTTAAAGTgttctaatattttattcaaaaaattttttggaaTTAAGATAG GTGAATTTGCTCTTGGAAGAATACTTGAAGAAAAGCTGACATATTCATCTTCTTCAGATG AAAAATTCATTCAATGGAGCCCAGAGGAAATTTCAGGGCATGGATCTTTTGCAATGGACAAAAGTAATGATGTTTG GGGTGTAGGATGCACAGTATATGAAATGCTTACTGGTAAACCACCTCTATACGATAAGGAATGGACACAAAGAAGACTTTTTACGGCAACAATGCTAATTCCGCCCATTCCAAAAGCAAGCAAGCAACTAAGA GAGTTTCTCGCAAAATCAatgaattggaaaaaaaatagaGTTCCTATTTCAGAACTGAAAAATCTACAATGGATTACTAAAGTCGAAA AAAATCCTGTCGAAATTGATAGCCGTGATGAGCATAATG AGTATTTATACAATACGAAGTACAAAGACAGAATTGGCCGTGGAACATTCGCCGATGTTTGGAAAGTTTCAACACATAATGGGAAGCTATTTGCAATAAAAGAAATCTTAGTTAAACAG GCGAAATTGGACAGATTGGAAGAAAAGGAAAAAAGAGAATTCAATTTTGCTCTCAAGAAACTATGTCACAAACATCTGATTGAGTTCTATGGTTGCAAAATAGAAGAGCGTGATGAAGGACGAACCTACATATTGGCAATGGAACTAATGATG AAAACTCTCCTTGATGAAATTATAGAAGTGGGAGGGTTCAATGAATTTAAGACAAGAATGTGCGCTTGTGAGATAATGGAAGGACTTTCATTCTTACATGGCAAAGAATTCGTCCACCGAGACATTAGAGGAGACAACATACTTATAAGCTTTACTGGTGTGATCAAAATTG CTGATTTTGGATTTATAAAAGACCTTCAGCTTGCAAGAACAGAAAACGCCACAAGAGATGGGATTg gTGCTGTTAGGTGGATGAGCCCAGAAGCGGTGAAAGGTAACCAGCTTGTTACAGAGAAAACGGATGTATG GAGTCTCGGTTGTACCATCATTGAAATGTTGAAAGCAGAACCACCATTCGATAGAAAATTCACGGAATTGGACGTTAAGGAAATGATTCTGGGTGGTAAAATTGTCCAGTATATACCAACGGGCATATCAGAATCTTTGAAG AAACTCCTGAACGATGTATTCAAACGAAAACCTGAAGAACGGCCAGCCGTCTATAAACTGCTGACTGAATACGAGTGGATGGGCGAAGAGCTGACCCCCAATGaataa
- the LOC144422902 gene encoding serine/threonine-protein kinase 36-like: protein MTDGDTSSKRAHEIQALYMSALAACVYSPVVGFLTRNYKRVGATQLAQIVQSDRSAIDNIFVGISDPSTAINILKFIYSCCQSSHDVCRSFSTPQNLDQLLRLMQGRFEIGDAALKQGFEITLNLLSVLVQAHPDTLLELLKEYLSLFATIFIESEVPTHILAAATLINELSNIGAIFELNISDFFASVSMAVANLTEVDTLPPYDRGLLDGVVDMIKQLVTEGGDQPAAQEFMECGSWNALWHRLAHSLRVDFNDGAETETIPSARPVNHPAREHDVYDPMLLSPEGILSFLHVALAVFTLEPYQCVPLLSASDSVVVLCLLALLGEEFKKYLNPTVKTPVLDEDSDGSIHTDIVLQVLRCFCFPFAIDTNEMFLHQIFECLCEVNLVSIVLNQCKCSVPYARLDVPIGLICRLALSHKPCLDEFTSCLRGDVTKSLASILIHEETRPITTCDLLSLLGHVARMTPENAKSVSEVVLKPFDSDITPAILPCLSSTDVTVRTKSCSLLGNLLRKQNQGIIQDLPSKIKSDIFESLYQCLAVSEGMVRRSASFAFGNIAYMGCTESNGDGNTASTVSKDLGKHLEKAVPLLTNLLNDATPKTRSNVSFTLGNLSDWGSSLRESIQDSHALKRLLDVALQDNQMCVKQAAFVALRTAASHVSLKKDLLKQNAEEKLVEFVTNSGQNQSTTLPASARYAFSPRMVSARTRPSTYSSQSKVVIDHAKKLIDELRLID, encoded by the exons ATGACTGATGGAGATACCTCCTCCAAAAGAGCGCATGAAATTCAAGCTTTATATATGAGTGCTCTTGCTGCATGTGTTTATTCCCCTGTTGTTGGCTTTTTAACAAGGAATTATAAGCGAGTGGGTGCGACACAACTAGCACAGATTGTACAGTCAGACCGCAGCGCTATAGACAACATCTTTGTCGGTATTTCGGACCCATCTACAgcgataaatattttgaaatttatttattcgtgCTGTCAATCCAGCCATGATGTCTGCCGCTCGTTTTCCACTCCGCAGAATTTGGACCAGCTTTTACGTCTCATGCAAGGAAGATTTGAGATTGGTGATGCTGCATTGAAACAAGGTTTTGAAATAACGTTAAACTTATTGAGTGTTCTTGTCCAAGCCCACCCAGATACTCTATTAGAACTTCTTAAAGAGTATTTGTCGCTTTTCGCTACGATTTTCATAGAATCTGAGGTTCCTACTCACATTCTAGCAGCTGCGACGTTGATTAACGAATTGAGCAACATTGGCGCGATTTTCGAACTCAATATATCAGATTTTTTCGCGTCTGTGAGCATGGCGGTCGCAAATTTAACAGAAGTGGATACTCTACCGCCGTACGATCGTGGATTACTGGATGGCGTAGTAGACATGATAAAACAGTTAGTAACGGAGGGTGGGGACCAACCGGCCGCTCAAGAATTCATGGAGTGTGGATCATGGAATGCACTCTGGCACAGGCTTGCTCATTCTCTTCGTGTTGATTTTAATGACGGCGCTGAGACAGAGACGATTCCATCAGCGAGACCTGTGAATCATCCGGCACGTGAACATGATGTTTATGATCCAATGCTGTTGTCACCCGAGGGAATCTTGTCTTTTTTGCAT GTTGCATTAGCAGTGTTCACTCTTGAACCATACCAGTGTGTTCCCCTTCTTTCTGCAAGTGATTCAGTAGTGGTTCTTTGCTTGTTAGCATTATTGGgagaagaatttaaaaaatatttgaatcctacTGTGAAGACTCCTGTGTTGGATGAAGATTCAGATGGAAGTATACATACTGATATTGTATTACAG GTGCTGAGATGTTTCTGCTTCCCATTTGCAATTGACACAAATGAAATGTTCCTACATCAAATATTCGAATGTCTCTGCGAAGTCAATCTTGTTTCTATAGTTTTGAACCAATGCAAGTGTTCTGTTCCATATGCTAGACTCGATGTCCCTATTGGACTGATATGCCGACTTGCTTTAAGTCACAAGCCATGCCTTGATGAGTTTACATCTTGTCTTAGAGGGGATGTAACGAAGAGCTTGGCATCAATTCTAATTCATGAGGAAACACGACCTATCACTACCTGCGATTTGTTGTCCTTATTGGGGCACGTAGCAAGAATGACCCCAGAAAATGCAAAATCTGTAAGTGAAGTTGTTTTGAAGCCTTTCGACTCAGATATCACCCCTGCTATTCTTCCATGCTTGAGTTCCACTGATGTTACTGTACGCACAAAGTCTTGCAGTCTTTTGGGGAATTTACTTCGGAAACAAAATCAAGGCATTATACAAGATTTGCCGTCGAAAATTAAATCTGATATATTTGAATCGTTATATCAATGTCTCGCAGTGAGCGAAGGCATGGTCAGAAGGTCCGCATCATTTGCGTTCGGTAATATTGCGTACATGGGATGTACAGAAAGTAACGGAGATGGAAATACAGCTTCAACTGTTAGCAAAGATCTTGGCAAACATTTGGAAAAAGCAGTTCCTCTTTTGACTAATTTATTGAATGATGCGACTCCGAAAACCAGATCAAACGTATCTTTTACTTTAGGAAATTTGTCCGACTGGGGCTCGTCACTTAGAGAATCAATACAAGATAGCCATGCCCTCAAAAGATTGCTTGATGTTGCATTACAAGACAATCAAATGTGTGTCAAACAGGCTGCATTTGTTGCACTTCGCACTGCAGCCTCGCACGTCTCGTTAAAAAAAGATCTTCTGAAACAAAACGCTGAAGAAAAATTGGTCGAATTTGTTACCAACTCTGGACAGAATCAAAGTACGACTCTTCCTGCATCAGCGAGATACGCTTTTTCACCAAGGATGGTTTCGGCAAGAACGAGACCTTCAACATATTCTTCACAATCTAAGGTTGTGATAGATCACGCAAAGAAACTCATAGACGAGCTGAGACTTATTGATTAG
- the LOC144422909 gene encoding peptidylprolyl isomerase domain and WD repeat-containing protein 1-like, which produces MQPGKNDASHLVSDKAIIHTTVGDVHIKLFMNECPKTVENFCVHSRDGYYNGHIFHRVIKGFMIQTGDPLGSGTGGESIWGGEFEDEFHPSLRHDRPYTLSMANAGPNTNGSQFFVTVVPTPWLDNKHTVFGRVVKGMDVIQNISLAKTHPKTDKPYDDISIVNVSVK; this is translated from the exons ATGCAACCTGGAAAAAATGATGCCAGTCATTTA gTTTCTGACAAAGCAATCATACATACCACAGTAGGAGATGTACACATCAAATTATTTATGAATGAATGTCCGAAAACTGTCGAGAATTTTTGCGTTCACTCTAGAGATGGATATTATAATGGCCACATATTTCATAGAGTTATAAAG ggCTTCATGATACAGACTGGCGATCCTCTTGGAAGTGGAACTGGTGGAGAAAGCATTTGGGGCGGAGAATTTGAAGATGAATTCCATCCTTCATTAAGGCACGATAGGCCGTACACACTTAGTATGGCTAATGCCGGCCCAAATACAAACGGATCTCAATTTTTTGTTACTGTTGTGCCTACACCGTGGTTGGACAATAAACATACCGTATTTGGACGAGTTGTAAAAGGAATGGACGTCATACAAAATATATCTTTGGCTAAAACTCACCCGAAAACTGATAAGCCGTACGATGATATTTCAATAGTAAATGTTAGTGTCAAGTGA